One region of Mucilaginibacter gotjawali genomic DNA includes:
- a CDS encoding glycosyltransferase family 4 protein, protein MTYVFVSFAYLADLDSPESWFERTAVYSGVLERLSKENTVHNIIRINYRGKCEHNGVVTHFVDFGKNKAYFPFGLIRFIKSLKPDILFIQGLHQPLQLISSGLLLGGKTKVIVQHHAEKPFTGVKKYLQRTAGRFVGAYLFAAASIGIDWVKRGNIASAGKIHEVMEVSSCFYPMKRAAAKLITGAEGVPVFLWVGRLNANKDPLNVVKAFLKFTETNPGARLYMIYHTEELLNEIKQEVEKAAVKNAITMVGEVPHEELLYWFNSADFFISGSHYEGSGTALCEAMACGCVPLVTDIFSFRTMTDNGKCGLLYEPGNQKALLAALEQTKHLDIAEKRARSLAYFKQNLSFEAIAAKIQHVAAGL, encoded by the coding sequence ATGACCTACGTTTTTGTAAGTTTTGCTTATTTGGCAGACCTGGATTCGCCCGAAAGCTGGTTCGAAAGAACGGCGGTTTATTCGGGTGTGTTGGAACGCTTAAGTAAAGAAAATACAGTTCATAATATAATAAGGATCAATTACCGGGGTAAATGCGAACACAATGGAGTTGTTACCCACTTTGTTGATTTTGGCAAAAATAAAGCGTATTTCCCGTTCGGTTTAATCCGTTTTATAAAAAGCTTAAAGCCGGATATTTTATTTATTCAGGGTTTGCACCAGCCTTTACAGCTGATCTCGTCGGGTTTGTTGTTGGGTGGGAAAACAAAAGTCATTGTACAGCATCATGCTGAAAAGCCATTTACCGGTGTAAAGAAGTATCTTCAAAGAACAGCCGGGCGTTTTGTCGGCGCTTATTTATTTGCAGCGGCATCGATAGGCATAGACTGGGTGAAAAGGGGTAATATCGCTTCAGCTGGAAAAATACATGAAGTGATGGAAGTATCCTCCTGTTTTTATCCAATGAAAAGGGCCGCCGCCAAATTAATAACAGGGGCAGAGGGGGTGCCTGTATTTTTATGGGTTGGCCGGCTGAATGCGAACAAGGATCCTTTGAATGTTGTAAAGGCATTCCTGAAATTTACGGAAACTAACCCAGGAGCGCGGCTATACATGATCTACCATACGGAAGAATTGCTAAATGAAATAAAGCAGGAGGTGGAAAAGGCCGCTGTAAAAAATGCGATCACGATGGTTGGAGAGGTTCCACATGAGGAATTGCTTTACTGGTTCAACAGTGCTGATTTTTTTATTTCCGGATCGCATTATGAAGGGAGTGGTACTGCGCTTTGCGAGGCAATGGCATGCGGTTGCGTACCTTTAGTTACGGATATATTTTCCTTCAGGACGATGACGGATAACGGAAAATGCGGTTTATTGTACGAGCCGGGTAATCAAAAAGCGTTGCTGGCTGCATTGGAACAGACAAAACACCTGGATATAGCGGAAAAAAGGGCCAGGTCATTAGCTTACTTCAAACAAAACCTTTCGTTTGAAGCGATAGCCGCAAAAATCCAGCATGTTGCAGCAGGCCTTTAG
- a CDS encoding B12-binding domain-containing radical SAM protein, protein MSKILLFNPQSANGKYRIPNSILSIAASVEGKHEWVIVDGNRDANPLEVIASYLSTGDYKYLGFTVMPGPQLKQSIPFAKTIKERFPHTTMIWGGYFPSSHPKIILDSGYVDFIINGPGDHAFPSLIDALEDNKPYEFIRNLIYKAGNEIVKTQKEDLFDQDPLPPLPYDKLNKIYNIKKYLGKTFLGERTLAYHSSIGCPFTCSFCAVVPIFEARWKAKSAQTVYNDVKYIKDKWGADAIEFHDNNFFVSEKRTVEFAKLIKPEKMSWWGMARIDTMDKFSDASLALIREAGCKIIFFGAESGNNLILDQLDKGGTQTGNQIIRFAERLKKFDIIPEYSFVLGTPAPTAKQVEAQIDFEIDFIKKVKAVNPRTEIVLYTYSPVPTEGSALFKQVEAAGFKYPKVLEDWISPAWENFDLRKNPLTPWLTPEMIGKIQNFETVLNGVYPTVTDIRLSSIKRKAIQLVAGMRYKANVYNYPYEIKLLQKVWKYRQPEIQGF, encoded by the coding sequence ATGAGTAAGATTTTATTATTTAATCCCCAAAGCGCAAACGGTAAATACCGGATACCCAACTCTATTTTAAGTATAGCAGCGTCTGTTGAAGGAAAACACGAATGGGTGATTGTTGACGGCAACCGTGATGCAAATCCGTTGGAAGTAATAGCATCCTATTTGAGCACGGGCGACTATAAATACCTTGGGTTTACGGTAATGCCGGGGCCCCAACTAAAGCAATCCATACCTTTTGCAAAAACAATAAAGGAAAGGTTCCCTCATACCACTATGATATGGGGGGGCTATTTTCCCTCAAGCCATCCAAAAATCATTCTTGATTCGGGCTATGTTGATTTTATTATCAACGGCCCCGGCGACCATGCGTTTCCGTCGCTAATCGATGCACTTGAAGATAACAAGCCTTACGAGTTTATCAGGAATCTGATTTATAAGGCGGGTAACGAGATTGTTAAAACCCAAAAGGAAGACTTGTTCGACCAGGATCCACTGCCGCCCTTGCCTTACGATAAACTGAACAAGATCTATAACATTAAAAAATACCTTGGTAAAACATTTTTAGGGGAAAGAACACTGGCCTATCATTCCAGCATTGGCTGCCCTTTTACCTGCTCTTTTTGCGCTGTCGTGCCCATTTTTGAGGCAAGGTGGAAAGCAAAATCGGCACAAACGGTTTATAATGATGTTAAATACATCAAGGATAAATGGGGGGCCGATGCCATTGAGTTTCACGATAATAATTTCTTTGTTTCGGAGAAAAGGACGGTGGAATTCGCAAAGCTGATAAAACCGGAAAAAATGTCGTGGTGGGGAATGGCGCGGATTGATACGATGGACAAGTTTAGCGATGCCTCTTTAGCATTGATCAGGGAGGCTGGGTGCAAGATCATTTTCTTTGGCGCCGAAAGCGGCAATAACCTGATCCTGGACCAACTGGATAAAGGAGGCACTCAAACAGGTAATCAGATCATCAGATTTGCGGAGCGGTTAAAGAAATTTGATATTATCCCCGAGTACTCTTTTGTGTTGGGCACCCCGGCGCCAACAGCAAAACAGGTGGAAGCCCAGATTGATTTCGAAATAGATTTTATTAAAAAAGTAAAGGCAGTAAATCCCCGGACCGAAATTGTGCTGTACACCTATAGCCCGGTTCCTACGGAAGGGTCGGCCCTTTTTAAACAGGTAGAAGCTGCTGGGTTTAAATATCCAAAAGTATTGGAAGACTGGATTAGCCCTGCCTGGGAAAACTTTGACCTGCGGAAAAATCCGCTTACCCCCTGGTTAACGCCCGAAATGATCGGTAAGATTCAAAACTTTGAAACAGTTTTAAACGGTGTTTATCCAACCGTTACAGATATCCGCCTCAGCAGCATCAAACGAAAAGCGATACAGCTGGTAGCCGGCATGCGTTACAAGGCGAATGTATATAATTACCCTTACGAAATAAAGCTGCTGCAAAAAGTTTGGAAATACCGCCAACCGGAAATCCAGGGATTTTAA
- a CDS encoding glycosyltransferase: protein MKRTPETLVILSPGFPENEADTACIPPQQIFARALKKICPGLNIVVISFQYPFVKSVYNWHGIKVYTIGGKEKGGYNRALVWLKAWRILLKLKKETKLLGILSFWFGECAFVGSYFAKRYRLIHYAWVLGQDAKSGNKYFRWVKPSGNELIALSDFIATEIRRNYWISAQQVIPVGIDTSMFGPAPAKRDIDILGAGSLIPLKQYHIFVEVVASLKSYFPNIKAVICGKGPELAHLEALASSLNLQNNLVFAGELPQKEVLALMQRSKVFLHPSAYEGFGSVLSEALYAGAHVVSFCKPMNKDYRHHYVVKTPDEMNAALSAILKNTHRGHDPVLMCPIEQIAKNVISLFV, encoded by the coding sequence ATGAAGCGTACGCCTGAAACCCTGGTGATCCTGAGTCCCGGCTTCCCCGAAAATGAGGCCGATACCGCGTGCATTCCACCCCAGCAAATATTTGCCAGGGCGCTTAAAAAGATCTGCCCCGGGCTTAATATTGTTGTTATCAGCTTTCAATACCCTTTTGTTAAAAGTGTATATAACTGGCATGGCATAAAAGTTTATACTATCGGCGGGAAAGAAAAAGGCGGTTATAATCGCGCGCTTGTATGGTTAAAAGCCTGGAGGATATTATTGAAACTAAAAAAGGAAACCAAACTCCTGGGCATCCTCAGTTTTTGGTTTGGGGAGTGCGCCTTTGTTGGCAGCTATTTTGCAAAGCGATACCGGCTTATCCATTACGCCTGGGTATTGGGGCAGGATGCAAAAAGCGGGAATAAATATTTCAGATGGGTAAAGCCCAGTGGCAATGAGCTGATAGCGCTGTCGGATTTTATTGCGACAGAGATCAGGCGAAATTATTGGATTTCGGCCCAGCAGGTAATCCCCGTTGGTATCGACACCTCGATGTTCGGGCCCGCGCCCGCAAAAAGGGACATAGATATTTTAGGCGCCGGTTCATTGATCCCCCTGAAGCAATACCATATTTTTGTAGAAGTTGTTGCTTCCTTAAAGAGTTACTTTCCAAATATAAAAGCTGTTATCTGCGGCAAGGGCCCTGAATTAGCGCATCTGGAGGCATTGGCCTCCTCTCTGAATTTGCAAAACAACCTCGTGTTTGCTGGTGAGTTACCACAAAAGGAAGTATTAGCTTTAATGCAACGGTCGAAAGTATTTTTACACCCTTCTGCATATGAAGGCTTTGGTTCTGTATTATCCGAAGCTTTATACGCCGGCGCCCACGTAGTTTCTTTCTGTAAACCGATGAACAAAGATTACCGGCATCATTACGTGGTAAAAACCCCGGATGAAATGAATGCTGCTTTATCCGCCATATTAAAAAATACACACCGTGGCCACGACCCTGTTTTAATGTGCCCGATTGAACAAATTGCCAAAAATGTGATCAGTTTGTTCGTTTGA
- a CDS encoding B12-binding domain-containing radical SAM protein gives MKNILFTHSYFLRFDPKQWQLGQPYPPLGTLYAAALMRQHDYAVSLFDTMFSSDPEEITQAITTHRPDFLVIYDDGFNYLTKMCLTNMRSAAFSMCKIARAEGCKVIVSSSDSTDHFAEYLNEGADFVIIGEAEHTLLELVDHIENGDDDYSAINGLAYLKDGKATKTPGRPVLKDLDSMPMPAWDLVDIGQYRETWLKHTGYFSLNMSTTRGCPFKCNWCAKPIYGNRYNSRSPANVVEEIKLLKDRYHVDHIWFCDDIFGLKPGWTRVMAELLEKEQIRIRFKIQSRADLLAEEDTVKALAEAGCENVWIGAESGSQKILDAMDKGITVEQISRATTLMKQQGIKPSFFIQFGYPGELKEDIGLTIDMINALLPFEIGISVSYPLPGTVFYEKVKADLKKKTNWTDSDEMALMFHNTFPPSYYKQLHRYVHQNYHMHLAKNSLVKLVRDPLRANSKSLRKALSVFYHTPATFVEGLRLRKLEVEK, from the coding sequence ATGAAAAATATCCTTTTCACCCATTCTTACTTTTTACGTTTCGACCCGAAGCAATGGCAACTGGGCCAGCCTTATCCGCCGTTGGGTACTTTGTACGCAGCGGCACTAATGCGGCAGCATGATTACGCCGTTTCATTGTTTGATACGATGTTTAGCAGCGATCCGGAAGAAATTACCCAGGCGATAACAACACACCGCCCTGATTTTTTGGTGATCTATGATGACGGCTTCAATTACCTCACCAAAATGTGTTTGACCAATATGCGCTCGGCCGCCTTCAGCATGTGCAAAATTGCCCGGGCGGAAGGTTGTAAAGTGATTGTTTCAAGCTCAGATTCCACGGATCATTTTGCTGAGTATTTAAACGAGGGCGCCGATTTTGTGATCATCGGCGAGGCAGAACATACGTTGCTGGAGTTAGTGGATCATATTGAAAATGGCGATGACGATTATTCGGCCATAAACGGACTAGCTTATTTAAAGGACGGCAAAGCCACAAAAACACCGGGCAGACCGGTTTTAAAAGACCTGGACAGTATGCCGATGCCGGCCTGGGACCTGGTTGATATAGGGCAATACCGGGAAACCTGGCTTAAACATACCGGGTATTTCTCGCTGAACATGAGCACTACGCGCGGCTGCCCATTTAAATGTAACTGGTGCGCCAAACCCATTTATGGCAATCGCTACAATTCGCGCAGCCCTGCAAATGTGGTTGAAGAGATCAAATTACTGAAGGACCGGTATCATGTCGATCATATCTGGTTTTGTGATGATATTTTCGGGTTAAAACCGGGCTGGACCAGGGTGATGGCCGAACTTTTGGAAAAGGAGCAGATCAGGATCCGCTTCAAGATCCAATCAAGGGCCGATTTGCTGGCAGAAGAAGATACCGTAAAAGCACTGGCAGAAGCCGGCTGCGAAAATGTCTGGATCGGCGCTGAAAGCGGTTCGCAAAAAATCCTTGATGCAATGGACAAGGGCATTACTGTTGAGCAGATCAGCAGGGCAACTACGCTGATGAAACAACAGGGGATCAAGCCGTCATTTTTCATCCAGTTTGGCTATCCCGGCGAATTGAAAGAAGACATCGGGCTAACGATAGATATGATCAATGCACTGCTTCCTTTTGAAATTGGGATCTCTGTTTCCTATCCATTACCAGGAACCGTGTTTTATGAAAAAGTGAAGGCTGACCTGAAGAAAAAAACCAACTGGACAGATTCGGATGAAATGGCGTTAATGTTCCACAATACTTTCCCGCCATCTTATTACAAACAACTGCACCGGTATGTTCATCAAAACTACCATATGCACCTGGCAAAAAACAGCCTGGTAAAGTTGGTCCGCGACCCCTTGCGCGCTAACTCAAAAAGCCTGCGA
- a CDS encoding class I SAM-dependent methyltransferase, whose translation MIKTVKKYISRHLFPPQVAEREVVAAYDLWAENYDSQPGNLMLDLDKMLFSKLMVGVDIRDKVVADIGCGTGRHWPGIFKNEPASLAGFDVSPGMLQKLKEKFPAAETYTITDNSFSGISDHNFDVLVSTLTVAHIENLEEALEAWCRITKDEGDIIITDFHPDILAFGGKRTFKHGNKQIAVRNFVHTVNSIKEILLRNGFKAVNEIERKIDESVKHYYTDQNAVLVYEKFKGFPVIYGIHFRRP comes from the coding sequence ATGATCAAAACAGTAAAAAAATATATCAGCAGGCATTTGTTCCCGCCACAGGTAGCTGAAAGGGAAGTTGTGGCGGCGTATGACCTTTGGGCCGAAAATTATGATTCGCAGCCGGGTAACCTCATGCTCGATCTGGATAAAATGTTGTTTTCGAAATTAATGGTAGGTGTTGACATACGTGATAAAGTTGTTGCTGATATTGGCTGTGGCACCGGCAGGCACTGGCCCGGAATTTTTAAAAACGAGCCTGCAAGTTTAGCCGGGTTTGACGTCTCTCCGGGGATGCTCCAAAAACTGAAGGAAAAATTTCCGGCAGCGGAAACCTATACCATCACCGACAATAGTTTTTCGGGCATCAGCGATCATAATTTTGATGTGCTTGTATCAACGCTAACCGTTGCCCATATCGAAAACCTGGAAGAAGCCCTGGAGGCCTGGTGCCGGATCACAAAAGATGAGGGGGACATTATTATAACAGATTTTCATCCCGATATACTGGCTTTTGGAGGTAAAAGAACTTTCAAACACGGGAACAAACAAATAGCAGTCAGGAATTTTGTACACACTGTTAACAGCATTAAGGAAATACTTTTGAGAAATGGCTTTAAAGCCGTGAATGAAATCGAAAGGAAAATTGATGAATCGGTAAAACATTATTATACCGACCAAAATGCAGTGTTGGTTTACGAAAAATTTAAGGGCTTCCCGGTAATTTACGGGATACATTTCAGGAGGCCGTGA
- a CDS encoding amidohydrolase family protein, which translates to MKLNNLKMAGTDEVVDVGISGEQIANVSSNPGTTSIEEIQITFRDALVFPGLINSHDHLDFNLFQQLGTRIYSNYTEWGKDIHQAYKTEIAAVLKVPEQLRSVWGVYKNLLGGVTTVVNHGEKQLLEDAPLTVFENSHCLHSVKFEKGWKIKLNNPLKIKLPVNIHIGEGVDWPSYDEIDQLTRWNLLRKKLIGVHAVAMSEAQAKNFEAIVWCPQSNYFLLNQTAQVNGLKNSTRLLFGTDSTLTSHWDIWEHLRSARATKQISDAELFQTVNQNASKTWLMNNGEVAAGKDADIVIAKIKDHKKGFDAFFAITPADLLLVMHKGNIRLFDETILGQLKNIHVAEYSKVYINGVGKYVQGDLPGLMEKIKEYYPAVRFPLSANN; encoded by the coding sequence ATGAAACTTAACAACCTGAAGATGGCCGGCACCGACGAAGTTGTTGATGTTGGGATTTCCGGTGAGCAAATAGCAAACGTATCGTCAAATCCGGGAACCACTTCAATTGAAGAGATACAAATAACCTTTCGGGACGCACTAGTTTTCCCGGGCCTGATCAATTCGCACGATCACCTTGATTTTAACTTGTTCCAACAATTAGGCACCCGGATTTATAGCAATTATACCGAATGGGGCAAAGATATCCACCAGGCATATAAGACCGAAATCGCCGCGGTTTTAAAAGTACCTGAGCAATTGCGTTCGGTGTGGGGTGTTTATAAAAACCTGCTGGGTGGGGTTACAACGGTAGTGAATCATGGAGAAAAACAGTTGCTGGAGGATGCGCCGTTAACCGTTTTTGAAAACAGCCATTGTTTGCATTCGGTAAAGTTTGAAAAAGGCTGGAAGATCAAACTGAACAATCCTTTAAAAATAAAGCTCCCCGTAAACATACATATTGGCGAGGGGGTCGACTGGCCTTCCTATGATGAAATTGATCAGCTAACCAGGTGGAACTTACTGCGAAAAAAATTGATCGGGGTACACGCTGTTGCCATGTCAGAAGCCCAGGCCAAAAACTTTGAAGCTATAGTTTGGTGCCCGCAATCCAATTATTTTTTACTTAACCAAACCGCGCAGGTAAATGGTTTAAAAAACAGCACACGGTTGTTATTCGGAACAGATTCAACCCTGACGAGCCATTGGGATATATGGGAACATCTGCGGAGTGCCCGGGCAACGAAACAAATTTCCGACGCTGAACTATTTCAAACAGTTAATCAAAATGCATCGAAAACATGGCTGATGAACAATGGCGAAGTAGCAGCCGGTAAGGATGCTGATATTGTTATTGCAAAAATAAAGGACCATAAAAAAGGCTTTGATGCGTTTTTCGCAATCACGCCGGCTGATTTGTTACTGGTGATGCATAAAGGAAATATCAGGTTGTTTGATGAAACTATCCTCGGGCAGTTAAAAAATATCCACGTTGCTGAATACAGTAAAGTATATATAAATGGGGTCGGCAAATATGTCCAGGGTGATTTACCTGGTTTAATGGAAAAGATAAAGGAATATTATCCTGCAGTGCGGTTTCCGTTAAGTGCAAATAATTGA
- a CDS encoding class I SAM-dependent methyltransferase, protein MITAGNDMETTLDETNTSTFEDLYISVRKKERRIVSDGELMFLPDVDASHVHYNEWLIRKRSSMRLTAYLQKKKRTLKILEIGCGNGWLASRISAIPHTTVIGLDINEPEINQAKRVFKKDNLDFLTGTFTPELFAAEKFDIILFAASIQYFTSLNDVVQQALCCLTEHGEIHIVDSHFYEPSEVKNAAARCIDYYTNLGFPEMAGHYFHHSTADLLPFNCTMLINPGSLMNRISKKEPFYWIMIKN, encoded by the coding sequence ATGATAACGGCCGGAAATGATATGGAAACAACCCTCGACGAAACCAATACTTCCACCTTCGAAGATCTGTATATCAGCGTCAGGAAAAAAGAGCGGCGGATAGTCTCTGACGGGGAGTTGATGTTTTTGCCGGATGTGGATGCATCGCATGTCCACTATAATGAATGGCTGATCAGAAAACGGTCATCCATGCGATTGACCGCATATCTGCAAAAGAAAAAGCGCACCTTAAAGATTCTCGAAATTGGATGCGGAAATGGCTGGCTGGCTTCCCGGATTTCGGCAATTCCACATACAACAGTAATTGGACTGGATATAAATGAACCTGAAATCAACCAGGCAAAACGGGTTTTTAAAAAGGACAATCTTGATTTTTTAACAGGCACTTTTACCCCGGAATTGTTCGCCGCTGAAAAGTTCGATATAATTTTATTCGCAGCATCAATTCAATATTTCACCTCACTAAATGACGTCGTGCAACAAGCGCTTTGTTGTTTAACAGAACATGGAGAAATACACATTGTCGATTCGCATTTCTACGAACCATCCGAAGTAAAAAATGCAGCGGCCAGGTGCATTGACTATTACACAAACCTGGGCTTTCCGGAAATGGCCGGCCATTATTTTCATCATTCAACGGCCGATCTTCTTCCTTTTAATTGCACCATGCTCATAAACCCCGGGAGTTTAATGAACCGGATCAGCAAAAAGGAGCCTTTTTATTGGATAATGATAAAGAATTAA
- a CDS encoding radical SAM protein — translation MSAQSVYQTFNRFRTLQTSRISALPVVILMPHSACNCRCVMCDIWKDNKNLKQLTEQDVRQLLDSLKKFGTLQVVMSGGEALLNANFFRLCEILKSADINITLLTTGLTIKKNADEILQWVDDLIVSLDGDEALHDAIRNIPGAFNKLKEGVEFIHSLDPDFPITARTVIHRLNFRNWEAIIRSAKSMEINQVSFLPADVSSHAFNRQMAWTEPKQHEILIPEKELPELLQVINRIIANNFDFESGFIAESPAKLRQIHDYYAAFYGLNPFPFKKCNAPWVSTVIEADGNVRPCFFHEVVGNIRDSSLATILNSDEVINFRKTLDMHTHPTCVKCVCSLNLSPFAKLS, via the coding sequence ATGTCTGCACAATCAGTATACCAAACATTCAACAGGTTCCGTACCCTGCAAACGAGCAGGATAAGCGCACTGCCTGTTGTTATACTGATGCCGCACAGCGCCTGCAACTGCAGGTGTGTGATGTGCGATATATGGAAAGACAATAAAAACCTGAAACAACTGACTGAACAGGATGTTCGGCAGCTTTTGGATTCATTGAAAAAATTCGGGACACTGCAGGTGGTGATGTCGGGCGGCGAGGCTTTACTTAATGCAAATTTCTTCCGGCTATGCGAGATTCTTAAATCAGCTGACATCAATATAACCTTGCTGACCACCGGCCTCACTATTAAAAAGAATGCGGATGAAATCCTGCAATGGGTTGATGACCTGATCGTCTCGCTGGATGGCGACGAGGCCCTGCACGATGCGATCAGGAATATTCCGGGGGCATTCAATAAGTTGAAAGAAGGGGTAGAATTTATCCACTCTTTAGATCCTGATTTCCCGATAACGGCCAGGACAGTGATCCACCGGCTGAATTTCAGGAATTGGGAAGCGATCATCCGATCTGCAAAAAGTATGGAAATCAACCAGGTGAGCTTTTTGCCGGCCGATGTTAGCAGCCATGCTTTCAACAGGCAAATGGCCTGGACTGAACCCAAGCAACATGAAATATTGATCCCGGAAAAAGAATTGCCTGAATTATTGCAGGTGATCAACAGAATAATAGCTAATAATTTTGATTTTGAATCCGGTTTTATTGCCGAATCTCCAGCAAAACTCAGGCAGATACATGATTATTACGCGGCTTTTTATGGTTTAAACCCCTTCCCGTTTAAAAAATGCAATGCGCCCTGGGTATCAACCGTGATTGAGGCGGATGGCAATGTGCGGCCGTGTTTTTTTCATGAGGTGGTGGGTAATATCCGGGATTCTTCACTGGCAACTATACTAAACAGCGACGAGGTAATAAATTTTAGGAAAACGCTGGATATGCATACCCATCCAACCTGTGTAAAATGTGTTTGTTCGTTAAACTTGTCTCCTTTTGCAAAGCTGAGCTAA